In Lacinutrix sp. Bg11-31, the DNA window ACGCTTTTGAAATTCCAAATTATTTTGATTGGATTGTAAAAAAGACTAAAAACCTTCAAGGTTTAAAAGCAACTTTAACCAAAACCGTTTTAGCCATTGCCTATTTTAACCCTTTATGGATTGCTAGACATTTACTATTTATAAAACTGTTTTCCGGGAATTTTGAAGCTATTGGTTTTAATCTTTTAGAGATTGCCTTTTGGTCCTTTTTGGTAAATATCCCTATTTCATTTATCGCAAATTATATTATTCAAAATCGATTTAAATTGAAATGGCGATTTATAGGAAGTGCTGTTTTCTCTGCTATAATGGCAATCTATTATGCTTTGAGCGAGACTATTTTTAGTTAAGAAGTGGATTCCGCATCAAGTGCGGAATGACAGTACCTTATAGTTTTTCTAAATCTTCTTTTTTCAAAGTTAGATATTGAGAGATGTTGTACTTTATCAAAACGTCTTCCAATAAATAATCACGAACTACCAAAATGAGATGTTCACTTTTATTGAATTCATATTCTGGAATTATTTTTTCAGCAGAACAATGCAAGCCTTCGTTTTTCAATTCCAGTTTTCCTAATTCATCTATTATCAAATAGCTGTTTTTAGCTTCCGAAGCAGTTACTATTAAATAATCATTCGCAGTACTAAAAGCTGATTTCAAAAATTTAAAGCTTCCTATTTTAATGATTTCTTCAGTTTCAAGTTCAGTTTCAAGTTCAAATTCTTCTTTGGTTTTCACTTTCAGAAAATAGCGTTTTCCTACTTCATTATCCGGACATAATAATCCATCGACATCGTTTCTATTTTCAATCCATTTTTTTAATGCTGAAGTTTTCCCTGAACGAATTTTACCTGTAAGAATGTAAATCATTAATAAGGAGTTTTAAAATGAATACAATTAGAAATGCTATTCGCTATAAAATATTTAAACCTCACGTAGCCTTTTAAAGACTTTGTTTCATTCCAAGTAAATGAAATTATCTGTCGGAAATAAGGAAATAAATCCATAGCATTTGTAATATCTGCTTGGTATTTAGATTCTTTTTTACGCAGGTATCTTTGTACTACTTTCAATAAAAAAGGACCTATAAACAAATACCAAAGCATTAGAATTAGGAAACTTCTTAATACAATGTAAATAGCTTTTTGCCATCCAAAAAGAGGGCCTCCAAATATTGAAAATGCTAAAACAATAATGGCAATCGTAATTAGCCAAACCCAAATAACTTTTGTTTTAAAGGCTATTTTTCCATTTTTATTATCGCTTTCACTCTTTTCTAGTTTAAGGTAAAAGTCGGTTTCTGTTTTATTTGAAATAATTTTGATGGTATTTTTTATAAAAATCCCAGCTAGAATTCCGCAAATCCCATAAACCAAAAGATAGGACACCACTAAAACAGATGTTGTAGACGTTTCGGTTATGAAATTTATTTTTTTTTGAACCCAAGCACCATAAATATCAATAGCTTCCCAGAGATTGGTTCCGTAAACAATAGTTAATATTATTAATTTCTGCAGTGCAGATTCCAAAAATGTCACCATTCCTAAAACAATTATCGTTAAACCTTTCCATGAGAAATTGGAAAATAAAAAAGCACCTAAAATAGCTTGAAAACTTACTGCTACATAAGCTCCGAATGGAGAGTATGGACTTACGGCCATTTTTATAATCAATACAATTACTAGAGCTTTTAAAATTGTTTGCCATTTGTTTTTAGCATAAAACGCAATTAAACTAATAAGTAGAATGGATATTCCTCCAACAATTAACCCTGTAAAAGGTGAATTAAATACATGTAGAAAACCACCTAAACCAGATTCGTTTAAAGCCCAAAGAGCAGTTAATTTATCTATAATGGATTTGTTGCTTTTCATAAGAAAAAAATTCTTCGCTATGCTTTTAATGACAGCTACTATTTTTATGCTTTATTTACAGACTGATAATGCACTTGAAGTAACTGTGCAACAACGCTAATGGCTATTTCTTTTGGTGTATCTCCTCCAATGTCTAATCCTATTGGGCAAACGACATTACTCATCCCTTCAGGAATATTCATCTCTTTAATGAGCATATTATTAAAACGCACTTTTTTGGTTTTACTTCCTATTAATCCAAGAAATTTGGTTTCATTTTGCAAAGCCATTGTTATAATATCAAAATCGATAGCATGATTATGTGTGAGTACCAAAATATAACTATTGCTTCCCCATTTAACAACATCTTTAAATGTTTTAAAATCCGTTTCGGTAGCTTGATGCGTGCTAATACTTTCATCTAATTTTAAATTAGAAAACCAATTTTCACGAGAGTCTATAAAATTCACTTTAAAAGGTGTGTCTATTAAAAGCTTGCAGATTTCAACACCAATATGTCCTGCTCCAAATAAAAATAATTCTGGTGATTGATTCATAGGCTCTATTATAAATTCTACTTTTCCTCCACAACATTGTTCAAATTCTGGCCCTAAAGTATAACTGGATTCAATAATTCTATTTTCTTGCAATGCTATAATGGCTTCATCAATTGCTTTAAATTCTAACTTTCCTCCTCCAATTGTTCCATGAATTTCTTTGTTTTTAGTTACTAGCATTCTAGAACCAACTATACAAGGTGTTGACCCTAAACATTTGGTAACTGTAACAAAAGCAACAGGAATTTGTTGTTCTTGAAATTTTGATAAAAGAGTAATCCAGTTTTGCATAAAAATTATTTCACTTCTAATTTTTTAATTAGCTTACCAACCGTCATTCCTTGAAATAGTATAGAAAACACAACAACGACATAAGTGATTACTAAAAACAAATCGCGTTCCATTATTTGCGTAAGACCTAAGGCTAAAGCAATAGAAATT includes these proteins:
- the xdhC gene encoding xanthine dehydrogenase accessory protein XdhC translates to MQNWITLLSKFQEQQIPVAFVTVTKCLGSTPCIVGSRMLVTKNKEIHGTIGGGKLEFKAIDEAIIALQENRIIESSYTLGPEFEQCCGGKVEFIIEPMNQSPELFLFGAGHIGVEICKLLIDTPFKVNFIDSRENWFSNLKLDESISTHQATETDFKTFKDVVKWGSNSYILVLTHNHAIDFDIITMALQNETKFLGLIGSKTKKVRFNNMLIKEMNIPEGMSNVVCPIGLDIGGDTPKEIAISVVAQLLQVHYQSVNKA
- a CDS encoding nucleoside-triphosphatase, which produces MIYILTGKIRSGKTSALKKWIENRNDVDGLLCPDNEVGKRYFLKVKTKEEFELETELETEEIIKIGSFKFLKSAFSTANDYLIVTASEAKNSYLIIDELGKLELKNEGLHCSAEKIIPEYEFNKSEHLILVVRDYLLEDVLIKYNISQYLTLKKEDLEKL